ATGAAGCGCTTTGCAAATACTTGTAAACCCATTGCTAACTTTGATGAAGATAGCCTATCGCTTTACTACGTGACTATTGCTGACATGTTTATGGCGGCGGTAGTACCTGAGGATATGAAATATAAGGGAGCGAGTTCGCGCATTAAGGATAGAGTAAAGGAAAAAATTAGACAGCAATTTAACCTAGAGATGCGCGAGATAGACATGCGCGAAAGTAGGTAGTCTGTTTTAACTCGTACTGCCTGACTCATAGTAGAATTACTCGCCTATGCCATATTGCCAAGCCCCGTTATTAGGGCTCCTGCTGCATGACGCTATCTCTTAACCACTTAGCATCATCTTTTTCCGGATAATCTATATTGTAATGGAGCCCTCGGCTTTCCTTGCGCGATTTAGCCATGCTAATTATTAGATCCGAAACGGTAATGATATTTCTAAGCTCGATAAGATCGCTAGTTACAAAATATTTCCAATAATAGTCGCGAATTTCTTTTTGAACGGCTTGAATCCGTTTAGATGCTAGTTCCAGGCGCATGTTGCTGCGAACTATTCCAACGAGGTTCCACATCATGCGACGAACTTCTTGCCATACGTGATTTACGATGATGTGCTCGCGAGTTTCTACGGTATCTAAATAATCCCATTCTGGAACATTTTGCTCCAGTGACAAGTCTTTAATCCTGTTTGAACAGTCTCGCGCGGCTGCTCGGGCAAACACTGCCGCTTCGAGAAGTGAATTAGAGGCAAGGCGATTAGCGCCGTGCAAGCCAGTAGACGCAGTTTCTCCTGCTGCGTACAGACGAGGCAAGTCCGTTCTTCCGTTCAAGTCAGCCATGACGCCACCGCAGCAATAGTGAGCAGCAGGGACTACTGGGATAGGTTCCTTAGTAATATCTATGCCACATTCCAGTGTCTTTGCGTAAATCATAGGAAAGCGCGAGCGGATAAATGACGCCTCCCTATGGGAAATATCTAGTAACACGTTATCAGCGCCAGTGCGCTTCATTTCAGCATCTATTGCTCGTGCGACGATATCGCGGGGTGCTAGTTCTCCACGCTCATCGTAGCGCTGCATAAACGCCTCGCCTTTGATGTTTAGCAGTCTTGCGCCCTCGCCACGTATTGCTTCGGTAATAAGTAGCGACCGGGCCTTGTTGTGATATAAACAGGTTGGGTGAAACTGGAAAAATTCCATGTTTGCAATGCGCGCTCCGGCGCGGTAGGCCATGGCGATACCGTCACCCGTCGAGACATTTGGGTTTGTAGTATATAAATAGACTTTTCCAGCCCCACCTGTAGCCAGCATAGTGACGCGAGAAACAAAGCCAGTAATTTTTGATGAGGACTTATCCAAAGCATAGGCACCGATTATCTCTGGAAATGATCCATCATGGCTATCTTTGGCGATTAGGTCTATTGCAATGTGATGAGGTAAAATTTCGATATTGGGTTCAGCCTTAACTCGCTCGAGCAATGCTCGCTGAATCTCGGCTCCGGTTTCATCGCGATAGTGCAGAATGCGTCTGGCCGAATGGCCACCCTCTTTTGCCAACTCGAAAGATTGAGACAAGCTTTTTTTATCAAATGATATTCCTAGTTCTACTAGGCGACTGATAGCTTCGAGGCCATGCGATACCACATAATGGACGACTTCCTCGTGACAAAGGCCCGCGCCTGCGTTAAGTGTGTCGGCGATGTGCGACTCGCAGCTATCCAATGGGCTAATAACTGCCGCAATTCCGCCCTGAGCATATTTAGTAGCGCCCTCGCAGGGCTCGCTCTTGCACAAAATGGTAACACTGCCGCATTTTGCGACATCTAGGGCGAACATGAGGCCGGCAATGCCCGACCCTATTACTAAAAAATCTTGATGCTTCATCTATTCACTTTATGCTAATCTGAGAAACCATGTTTTTAGCAGAGAT
This sequence is a window from Deltaproteobacteria bacterium. Protein-coding genes within it:
- the nadB gene encoding L-aspartate oxidase → MKHQDFLVIGSGIAGLMFALDVAKCGSVTILCKSEPCEGATKYAQGGIAAVISPLDSCESHIADTLNAGAGLCHEEVVHYVVSHGLEAISRLVELGISFDKKSLSQSFELAKEGGHSARRILHYRDETGAEIQRALLERVKAEPNIEILPHHIAIDLIAKDSHDGSFPEIIGAYALDKSSSKITGFVSRVTMLATGGAGKVYLYTTNPNVSTGDGIAMAYRAGARIANMEFFQFHPTCLYHNKARSLLITEAIRGEGARLLNIKGEAFMQRYDERGELAPRDIVARAIDAEMKRTGADNVLLDISHREASFIRSRFPMIYAKTLECGIDITKEPIPVVPAAHYCCGGVMADLNGRTDLPRLYAAGETASTGLHGANRLASNSLLEAAVFARAAARDCSNRIKDLSLEQNVPEWDYLDTVETREHIIVNHVWQEVRRMMWNLVGIVRSNMRLELASKRIQAVQKEIRDYYWKYFVTSDLIELRNIITVSDLIISMAKSRKESRGLHYNIDYPEKDDAKWLRDSVMQQEP